One genomic segment of Ipomoea triloba cultivar NCNSP0323 chromosome 9, ASM357664v1 includes these proteins:
- the LOC116028569 gene encoding pyruvate kinase 1, cytosolic-like yields the protein MHSNHLLLEEPIRMASILEPSKASFFPAMTKIVGTLGPKSRSVEIISHCLKAGMSVARFDFSWGDADFHRETLENLRTAIKLTKKLCAVMFDTVGPELQVLNKSEKAISLKADATVTLTPDKGEEASSEVLPINFVGLSKAVKKGDTMFIGQYLFTGSETTSVWLEVDEVKGEDVVCVIKNSATLAGSLFTLHASQIPIELPTLSDKDKEAIGSWGVQNKIDFLSLSSTRHAEDVREARNFLSKLGDLSQTQIFAKIENVEGLTHFDEILQEADGIILSRGNLGIELPPEKVFLFQKAAVNKCNMAGKPAVVTRVVDSMTDNLRPTRAEATDVANAVLDGSDAILLGAETFRGLYPVECISIVGKICAEAEKVFNQDMYFKKTVKFVGEPMSHLESIASSAVRAAIKVKASVIICFTSSGRAARLIAKYRPTMPVLSVVIPRLKTNQLKWCFSGAFEARQSLIVRGLFPMLADPRHPAEHSNPTNESVLKVALDHGKSAGVIKSRDRVVVCQKVGDASVVKIIELED from the exons ATGCATTCTAATCACTTGCTACTCGAAGAACCCATCCGGATGGCCTCCATTTTGGAGCCATCAAAAGCT AGTTTTTTCCCGGCAATGACGAAGATCGTGGGAACGTTGGGTCCCAAGTCTAGATCGGTGGAAATTATTTCTCATTGCCTTAAAGCTGGGATGTCTG TTGCGAGATTTGATTTTTCATGGGGAGATGCAGATTTTCACAGGGAAACACTGGAGAATTTGAGAACCGCTATTAAGCTTACTAAGAAGCTCTGTGCT GTTATGTTCGATACTGTAGGCCCGGAATTGCAGGTCCTTAACAAAAGTGAGAAGGCTATTTCCCTCAAGGCAGATGCCACTGTCACCCTGACACCTGACAAAGGTGAAGAAGCGTCTTCGGAAGTGTTGCCTATAAATTTCGTTGGATTGTCTAAG GCTGTGAAGAAGGGAGATACCATGTTTATTGGCCAATACCTCTTCACAGGAAGTGAGACTACTTCTGTTTGGCTCGAG GTAGATGAAGTGAAGGGTGAGGATGTGGTTTGTGTTATAAAGAACTCTGCAACTTTGGCTGGGTCATTGTTCACTCTGCATGCTTCTCAAATTCCAATTGAGCTGCCTACTCTTTCTGATAAAGATAAAGag GCCATAGGCTCATGGGGAgttcaaaacaaaattgatttcctttcactatcaTCTACAAGGCATGCTGAAGACGTTCGTGAG GCTCGCAATTTTCTATCTAAGCTTGGAGATCTTAGTCAGACACAGATCTTTgctaaaattgaaaatgtaGAG GGCTTAACTCATTTTGATGAGATCCTTCAAGAGGCTGATGGTATCATTCTTTCTCGTGGAAATCTTGGCATTGAGCTTCCACCTGAGAAG GTGTTTTTGTTTCAGAAGGCTGCAGTTAACAAGTGTAACATGGCTGGAAAACCAGCAGTAGTAACACGCGTTGTTGATAGCATGACTGACAACCTTAGACCTACACGTGCTGAAGCAACTGATGTTGCTAATGCTGTTTTGGATG GGTCAGATGCAATTCTTCTTGGTGCTGAAACTTTTCGCGGATTATACCCTGTTGAGTGCATTTCCATTGTGGGAAAAATTTGTGCCGAG GCAGAGAAAGTGTTTAACCAAGACATGTACTTCAAGAAGACTGTTAAGTTTGTTGGGGAGCCCATGTCACATTTGGAATCGATTGCTTCCTCAGCG GTAAGAGCAGCCATCAAGGTGAAAGCTTCTGTTATTATTTGCTTCACTTCATCTGGAAGAGCTGCaag ACTAATAGCAAAATATAGGCCAACAATGCCAGTACTATCAGTAGTAATTCCTCGGCTCAAGACCAATCAACTTAAGTGGTGTTTCAGTGGTGCATTTGAG GCAAGGCAGTCCCTTATTGTACGTGGACTTTTCCCCATGCTAGCTGATCCTCGACACCCT GCCGAGCATTCAAATCCCACGAACGAATCTGTGCTGAAAGTTGCGCTCGACCATGGGAAGTCTGCCGGAGTGATCAAATCGCGTGACCGAGTAGTGGTGTGCCAGAAAGTTGGAGATGCATCAGTGGTTAAGATCATCGAGCTTGAAGACTAG
- the LOC116028967 gene encoding uncharacterized protein LOC116028967 codes for MESNGMYSNMGSGMLGLEMSLHHVPPQQNPHPMQHQSHPPMVSYVDHRQQSQPPLRPGAGGTYPSGNKPKTTPGLTLSDDDDPGGPTADQNSADDGKRKVCPWQRMKWTDNMVRLLIMVVYYIGDEVGSEGTSNDPAGNKKKAGAAAAGGVLQKKGKWKSVSRAMMERGFYVSPQQCEDKFNDLNKRYKRVNDIIGKGTACKVVENQTLLETLDLSPKMKEEAKKLLNSKHLFFREMCAYHNSCAHGGASGSAAADGGSDPTSQTNNHHQKCMHSSENVRIGPNLGPAEVEEPKDNDNEYEDSVDDEDEESEEDEEDEKSRKRARKTEPWSPLLEQMSGELRNVCEDSTRSPVEKRQWIKARTMQLEEQRVEFQSQAVELEKQRLKWEKFSSKKEREMEREKMMNQRKKLENERMVLLLHQKELELNDVHLQGYNRTSDPSSVTG; via the coding sequence ATGGAATCTAATGGTATGTATTCGAACATGGGGTCTGGAATGTTAGGGCTAGAAATGTCACTTCACCATGTCCCACCTCAACAAAACCCCCACCCCATGCAGCACCAATCCCACCCTCCCATGGTGTCCTACGTTGACCACCGCCAACAAAGTCAACCGCCGTTGAGGCCAGGCGCCGGCGGCACTTACCCTTCTGGGAATAAGCCCAAAACCACCCCCGGCTTGACCCTCAGCGACGACGATGATCCCGGAGGGCCCACCGCCGATCAGAACAGCGCTGATGATGGGAAGAGGAAAGTGTGCCCGTGGCAGAGAATGAAATGGACGGATAATATGGTTAGGCTGTTGATCATGGTGGTGTATTATATCGGCGATGAGGTTGGATCCGAAGGGACTAGCAACGACCCGGCCGGGAACAAGAAAAAggccggcgccgccgccgccggcggcgTTTTGCAGAAGAAAGGGAAGTGGAAATCGGTGTCGCGGGCGATGATGGAGAGGGGATTCTACGTGTCCCCCCAACAATGCGAGGATAAGTTCAATGATCTGAATAAAAGGTACAAAAGGGTGAACGATATCATCGGAAAAGGCACCGCGTGTAAGGTTGTCGAGAATCAAACCTTGCTGGAAACATTGGATTTATCGCCAAAGATGAAAGAGGAAGCCAAGAAACTGCTAAACTCTAAACACTTATTTTTCCGGGAAATGTGCGCTTACCATAACAGCTGCGCCCACGGCGGCGCTAGCGGAAGCGCCGCCGCCGACGGAGGCTCCGATCCCACCTCTCAGACTAATAATCATCACCAGAAGTGCATGCATTCATCTGAGAACGTCAGAATCGGGCCGAATTTGGGGCCCGCAGAGGTAGAGGAACCGAAAGACAACGACAACGAATACGAGGATAGCGTTGATGACGAGGACGAGGAATCCGAGGAGGACGAAGAAGACGAAAAATCAAGAAAGAGGGCGAGAAAGACGGAACCTTGGTCGCCCCTGCTAGAACAGATGAGCGGAGAATTAAGAAACGTGTGTGAAGACAGTACGAGGAGTCCGGTGGAAAAGCGGCAGTGGATAAAAGCAAGAACGATGCAATTGGAGGAGCAGCGCGTGGAGTTCCAATCCCAAGCAGTGGAGCTGGAAAAGCAGCGATTGAAATGGGAAAAGTTCAGCAGCAAGAAGGAGAGGGAAATGGAGAGGGAGAAGATGATGAATCAACGGAAGAAATTGGAGAACGAGAGAATGGTTCTTCTGCTTCACCAGAAAGAGCTGGAATTGAACGATGTTCATCTCCAAGGTTACAACAGAACTAGCGATCCGTCTTCTGTGACGGGATGA